One part of the Marinobacter sp. M3C genome encodes these proteins:
- the eno gene encoding phosphopyruvate hydratase, with protein MEKITHITAREILDSRGFPTVEVDVLLDNGVVGCGRVPSGASTGSREALEKRDLDSPRYNGKGVLQAVNAVNTRIAPALVGHVVFEQSQIDRLMCELDGTPNKAEFGANAILAVSLGVADAAAKARKLPLFRYLAELYGCASPSVLPVPMMNIINGGAHADNNVDIQEFMIQPVGAPSYSDALRMGVETFHALKALLKEKGLSTAVGDEGGFAPNLQSSEEALDLILAAIEKAGYRPGSDIVLALDCAASEFYSDGCYNLKGAGKKYSSEEFADYLVSLATVYPIASIEDGMDENDWAGWKLLTEKVGERVQLVGDDLFVTNTELVSEGIQKGIANSVLIKFNQIGTLTETLEAIAMAQGAGYTAVISHRSGETEDTFIADLAVATRAGQIKTGSLCRSDRVAKYNRLLWIEQELGAHAFYPGIGAIRCALDN; from the coding sequence ATGGAAAAGATAACTCACATTACGGCCCGTGAAATTTTGGATTCCCGCGGTTTTCCCACAGTGGAAGTGGATGTTCTGCTGGATAACGGCGTGGTCGGTTGCGGACGCGTGCCGTCTGGAGCGTCTACCGGCTCCCGCGAAGCGTTGGAAAAACGCGACCTTGATAGCCCGCGTTACAACGGCAAGGGCGTGTTGCAAGCGGTCAACGCTGTTAATACACGCATCGCGCCGGCTCTTGTGGGACACGTGGTGTTTGAACAGTCGCAAATTGATCGCTTGATGTGCGAATTGGATGGTACGCCGAACAAGGCCGAATTTGGTGCCAACGCAATTCTTGCCGTGTCACTGGGTGTAGCGGATGCTGCGGCCAAGGCCCGCAAACTGCCGCTTTTTCGATATCTTGCCGAGTTGTACGGTTGTGCGTCGCCCAGCGTGCTGCCGGTGCCAATGATGAACATCATCAACGGTGGTGCCCATGCGGATAACAACGTGGATATTCAGGAGTTCATGATCCAGCCGGTGGGAGCTCCCAGCTACAGCGACGCATTGCGTATGGGGGTTGAGACCTTTCATGCCTTAAAAGCACTGCTGAAAGAAAAAGGATTGTCTACCGCCGTAGGTGATGAAGGCGGGTTTGCGCCCAATTTGCAGTCCAGCGAAGAGGCTCTTGACCTGATTCTTGCGGCGATTGAGAAAGCCGGTTACCGCCCGGGCTCCGATATTGTTTTGGCGTTGGATTGTGCTGCCTCTGAGTTTTACTCTGATGGCTGCTACAACCTTAAGGGCGCCGGGAAAAAGTACAGTTCGGAAGAGTTTGCCGATTATTTGGTGTCTCTGGCCACAGTCTATCCCATTGCGTCCATTGAAGATGGCATGGATGAAAACGACTGGGCAGGCTGGAAGTTGCTGACCGAAAAAGTCGGTGAGCGGGTTCAGTTGGTGGGTGATGATTTGTTTGTCACCAACACCGAGCTGGTTTCCGAAGGTATCCAAAAAGGCATTGCCAATTCCGTGCTGATCAAGTTCAACCAGATTGGCACGCTGACTGAAACTCTTGAGGCCATTGCCATGGCACAAGGCGCTGGCTACACCGCGGTGATTTCACACCGCAGTGGAGAAACCGAAGACACCTTCATTGCCGATCTGGCCGTTGCCACCCGCGCCGGACAGATCAAAACCGGTTCGTTGTGCCGCTCAGACCGAGTGGCCAAATACAACCGTTTGTTGTGGATAGAACAGGAACTGGGTGCGCACGCTTTTTATCCCGGTATTGGTGCCATTCGCTGCGCGCTTGATAACTGA
- a CDS encoding methyl-accepting chemotaxis protein has product MNKISVIHRLYAGFAILCLIIVCWGVFNSRIMSSFSGTTYELTSDYFPLAAQIQQIDTYRAEAGKQALSIMAAEDPDILAARLSALETTVKTLNTLASGISSLDNIEKFPVVQTRNQRVAQNVMALKLSVDQLGEYNRSVLEVSEIVTEGLSAFLANNAEMKRLLVREGTEPAGDDIYIRDLFTTIMENLAYIELLIMQMVSTDDADKLASVIENLRVNTQIIEPDINALVSEVPRLEGLPILISSFMAAVNQDAGIINQYLGYRQNRLKLAKVGREVDSHLGDLADNLDGMRVAVSDRITQTVAALDESARRSEQLVYWLLSLVVLFALGTSVWLARMISLPLRATLSHLASMAKGDYSRRLEFNAKGEFIDLKASVNQLSDAMATVLGSLQQAGGDIAVIATGNARFARDFNERVRGQSEELGAIAAAMTQMEASAREVAGSVRGTHDLVGEINQQVAENLSDAERGSLCVAELETQSGHTAAKLHELEKASQDIGRITEVIDGIANQTNLLALNAAIESARAGEAGRGFAVVADEVRGLARKTTESTETIRTLVERLQGEASESVRSMNNNFSQLAAVRTLMASVSEGAEKIRSAMARIYQGADQTRLGMDEQESVSKSVARQVNEISSSANASLEEIDELVATCERLEASVGNIEALAGRFRVN; this is encoded by the coding sequence ATGAATAAAATCTCGGTTATTCACCGGCTCTACGCTGGCTTTGCGATTCTTTGTTTAATCATTGTCTGCTGGGGCGTATTTAATAGTCGCATTATGTCGTCTTTCTCGGGTACCACCTATGAGCTGACATCAGACTACTTTCCCCTCGCTGCACAAATCCAGCAAATTGACACTTACCGGGCTGAAGCCGGAAAACAGGCGCTTTCTATAATGGCGGCAGAAGACCCCGATATACTGGCTGCCAGGCTGTCTGCGCTTGAAACAACCGTTAAGACATTAAACACCTTGGCGAGTGGCATTTCTTCTTTAGACAACATAGAGAAATTTCCTGTGGTGCAAACTCGAAACCAACGTGTTGCACAAAATGTTATGGCGCTGAAATTATCCGTTGATCAACTGGGCGAATACAATCGTTCGGTGTTGGAAGTTTCCGAAATAGTTACTGAAGGTTTGTCAGCATTTCTGGCTAATAACGCAGAAATGAAACGGCTATTAGTGAGAGAGGGTACGGAACCCGCCGGTGACGATATTTATATTCGGGACTTGTTTACTACGATTATGGAAAACCTGGCGTACATTGAGCTGCTCATTATGCAAATGGTGAGTACTGACGATGCCGATAAATTGGCTAGCGTCATCGAGAATCTGCGGGTTAATACCCAGATTATTGAACCGGATATTAATGCGTTAGTGTCGGAAGTTCCACGACTGGAAGGACTTCCAATATTGATAAGCAGTTTTATGGCGGCGGTAAATCAGGACGCCGGCATCATTAACCAGTATCTGGGCTACCGTCAGAATCGCCTTAAGTTGGCTAAAGTCGGGCGAGAAGTGGATAGCCACTTGGGTGATCTTGCGGATAATCTCGACGGGATGAGAGTGGCGGTTTCAGACCGGATAACCCAAACGGTCGCGGCGCTTGACGAGTCTGCCAGGCGGTCGGAACAGCTGGTTTACTGGTTGTTATCGCTGGTTGTTTTGTTCGCTTTGGGCACCTCGGTGTGGCTTGCCAGAATGATCAGTCTGCCGCTTAGGGCCACACTTTCGCACTTGGCCAGCATGGCAAAGGGTGATTATTCGCGCCGGCTGGAGTTTAACGCCAAGGGTGAGTTTATTGACCTCAAAGCTTCCGTGAACCAGTTGTCGGATGCCATGGCGACTGTTCTGGGCAGTTTGCAGCAGGCGGGTGGTGACATTGCCGTTATTGCAACAGGCAATGCCCGGTTTGCCCGGGACTTCAATGAACGGGTGCGCGGACAGTCTGAAGAACTCGGTGCCATAGCGGCGGCGATGACCCAGATGGAGGCGTCTGCTCGTGAGGTAGCGGGTTCAGTACGGGGAACTCACGATCTGGTGGGTGAGATAAACCAGCAGGTTGCCGAGAACCTGTCCGATGCAGAACGTGGAAGCCTTTGTGTGGCAGAGCTCGAAACCCAATCCGGGCATACAGCGGCCAAGCTCCATGAACTTGAAAAAGCGTCTCAGGACATCGGCCGAATTACCGAAGTGATCGATGGTATCGCCAATCAGACGAATCTACTGGCATTGAATGCCGCGATTGAATCTGCTCGGGCGGGAGAGGCCGGGCGCGGCTTTGCGGTCGTCGCCGACGAGGTTCGGGGTCTGGCCCGGAAAACCACGGAAAGCACCGAGACCATCCGCACGTTGGTAGAGCGTCTTCAGGGAGAAGCGTCGGAATCTGTCCGTTCAATGAACAACAACTTTTCGCAACTGGCGGCGGTCAGAACGCTGATGGCCAGTGTTTCCGAAGGCGCCGAAAAGATTCGCAGTGCCATGGCGCGAATTTACCAGGGAGCCGATCAAACCCGTCTGGGGATGGATGAACAGGAAAGCGTAAGTAAGTCGGTTGCTCGCCAGGTAAACGAAATCAGCAGTTCCGCTAACGCCAGCCTGGAGGAAATTGACGAACTCGTTGCAACCTGCGAGCGCCTTGAGGCCTCTGTGGGCAATATCGAAGCGCTGGCGGGGCGATTCCGCGTTAATTAA
- the tpiA gene encoding triose-phosphate isomerase, which translates to MRKPILIGNWKMNGSLQSNQALITRLLPRLRPMRKVVDIAVCPPLPYLFQVRDLLGYTGITLGAQNASGFVSGAHTGESSATMLKEMGCCYVLVGHSERRSLYGETDNDIAARFAAVRGLGMTPVLCVGESLEDRESGRTAEVVQAQIQAVINEVGLAGLAEGVLAYEPVWAIGTGKTATPEQVVETHFGIRQFIAGCGAPKAKVISQALRILYGGSVKPANAVAIFSLKDVDGGLIGGASLHADDFAAIAEALGATCPEVVGESESP; encoded by the coding sequence ATGAGAAAGCCGATTTTGATTGGAAACTGGAAAATGAACGGCAGTCTGCAGTCTAACCAGGCTCTGATTACCCGATTATTACCGCGGCTCAGACCGATGCGCAAAGTGGTTGATATAGCGGTTTGTCCGCCTCTGCCTTACTTGTTTCAGGTACGCGATTTGCTGGGTTATACCGGCATTACTCTGGGCGCTCAGAATGCGTCCGGGTTTGTATCCGGCGCCCATACCGGTGAATCCAGTGCCACCATGCTCAAGGAGATGGGTTGCTGCTACGTGCTGGTGGGGCATTCAGAAAGGCGCAGCCTGTACGGTGAAACCGATAACGACATTGCCGCGCGCTTTGCGGCGGTTCGTGGCCTGGGTATGACACCGGTGCTGTGTGTGGGCGAGTCGCTCGAGGATCGTGAGTCAGGTCGCACTGCCGAGGTTGTTCAGGCGCAGATTCAGGCGGTGATTAATGAAGTCGGGCTGGCTGGCCTTGCTGAGGGCGTATTGGCCTATGAGCCGGTCTGGGCTATTGGCACTGGCAAGACTGCCACGCCCGAGCAAGTGGTAGAGACGCATTTTGGTATTCGTCAGTTCATTGCTGGCTGTGGCGCGCCCAAGGCCAAGGTGATCAGCCAGGCATTGAGGATTCTGTACGGCGGTAGCGTCAAGCCGGCGAACGCGGTTGCGATTTTTAGCCTGAAAGATGTCGACGGTGGGTTGATTGGCGGCGCGTCATTGCATGCTGATGACTTCGCCGCCATCGCCGAGGCCCTCGGGGCCACGTGTCCTGAGGTGGTAGGCGAGAGTGAATCTCCCTAA